One genomic window of Gossypium hirsutum isolate 1008001.06 chromosome D11, Gossypium_hirsutum_v2.1, whole genome shotgun sequence includes the following:
- the LOC107912667 gene encoding gamma aminobutyrate transaminase 3, chloroplastic has protein sequence MVPNSLLRSTLKTQLGSYIKNAAAYRSSMDHPLKGALLARLYSTEPSLQRDDSDLKDGNGFKGHDMLAPFTAGWQTTDLHPLVIEKSEGSYVYDANGKKYLDSLAGLWCTALGGNEPRLVEAATAQLNKLPFYHSFWNRTTKPSLDLAKDLLETFTATKMAKVFFTNSGSEANDTQVKLVWYYNNALGRPNKKKFIARAKSYHGSTLISASLSGLPALHQKFDLPAPFVLHTDCPHYWRYHLEGETEEEFSTRLANNLENLILKEGPETIAAFIAEPVMGAGGVIPPPATYFEKIQAVVKKYDILFIADEVICAFGRLGTMFGCDKYNIKPDLVSLAKALSSAYMPIGAVMVSPEVSEVIYSQSNKLGSFSHGFTYSGHPVSCAVAIEALKLYKERNIVEKVKTISPRFQDGLKSFSDSPIVGEIRGTGLILGTEFTDNKSPNNPFPPEWGVGTYFGAQCEKHGLLVRVAGDNIMMSPPFIITPQEVDELISKYGKALKATEERVKELKSQQKKH, from the exons atgGTGCCCAACAGCCTCCTTCGATCAACTCTCAAAACCCAG CTTGGTTCATATATAAAAAATGCTGCTGCGTACAGAAGTTCTATGGACCACCCACTTAAGGGTGCATTACTGGCAAGATTATATAGTACTGAGCCATCTTTGCAGAGAGATGATTCAGATTTAAAGGATGGCAATGG GTTTAAGGGGCATGATATGCTGGCTCCATTCACAGCTGGGTGGCAGACCACTGACTTACATCCCCTGGTTATTGAAAAGTCTGAG GGAAGCTATGTTTATGATGCCAATGGGAAAAAGTATCTGGATTCTCTCGCTGGTCTATGGTGTACAGCATTAG GAGGAAATGAGCCTCGACTTGTGGAAGCTGCAACTGCTCAATTAAACAAGTTGCCATTTTACCATTCTTTTTGGAATCGTACGACAAAACCTTCACTG GATCTTGCAAAGGATCTTCTTGAAACTTTTACTGCAACCAAAATGGCAAAAGTCTTCTTTACAAACAGTGGATCTGAAGCTAATGATACTCAG gTGAAGCTCGTTTGGTATTATAATAATGCACTTGGAAGACCAAATAAGAAGAAATTTATTGCTCGAGCAAAATC ATATCACGGTTCAACTTTGATATCAGCTAGTCTTTCTGG ACTTCCTGCTCTACATCAAAAGTTTGACCTGCCAGCTCCATTTGTGTTGCACACTGACTGCCCTCACTATTGGCGCTATCATCTAGAAG GTGAGACGGAAGAGGAATTCTCAACAAGATTAGCCAACAATTTAGAGAACCTTATTCTGAAAGAGGGTCCAGAGACG ATTGCTGCATTTATCGCCGAGCCTGTTATGGGAGCAGGAGGTGTTATACCTCCTCCTGCTACTTATTTTGAGAAG ATACAAGCTGTTGTGAAAAAGTATGACATACTTTTTATCGCTGATGAG GTTATTTGTGCATTTGGAAGGCTTGGGACGATGTTTGGATGTGACAAGTACAATATTAAACCAGATCTTGTTTCACTAGCAAAG GCTCTTTCTTCAGCATATATGCCCATTGGAGCAGTCATGGTGAGCCCTGAAGTTTCAGAAGTCATTTATTCTCAAAGCAACAAACTTG GTAGTTTCTCTCATGGATTCACCTACTCTGGGCACCCTGTATCCTGTGCTGTTGCAATTGAAGCACTCAAGCTCTACAA GGAGAGAAATATTGTTGAGAAAGTGAAGACCATTTCTCCGAGGTTTCAAGATGGTCTAAAATCCTTTTCTGACAGTCCTATTGTTGGAGAG ATCAGAGGTACCGGCTTGATTCTTGGTACTGAGTTTACAGACAACAAGTCGCCTAACAATCCGTTCCCTCCTGAATGGG GGGTTGGTACATATTTTGGAGCACAATGTGAGAAGCATGGGTTGCTAGTACGTGTTGCAGGTGACAACATAATGATGTCTCCACCATTTATAATTACTCCTCAAGAGGTTGATGAA TTAATAAGCAAATATGGGAAGGCGTTGAAGGCTACAGAGGAGAGGGTGAAGGAACTCAAGTCTCAGCAGAAGAAACACTGA
- the LOC107912665 gene encoding receptor-like protein kinase FERONIA, with translation MSLLHFFQVSKKAFGFVSRQESQPNSTLPEELCIRQFSLAEIKAATANFDEGFIIGISNFGSVYKGVIDDGTFTVAIRRMKFSLSAFRTEVVFLSQLNHLNVESLIGFCNEKGQTILVYEYLSNGSLFDCLHGNGISCNPIAWEKRLQICIGAARGLHYLHTGVKYIVLHRNVTSNTILLDHELVPKLSGFFLSRLGPHSMSNASSKKQSLDVMATFGYLYSENLLGKNDVYAFGVVLLEVICGKTPVFEANGQERSLAAWANWCFKNGTLYHNIDPYLKGRIAPECFNKYVEIAMSCISYSADERPSMGEVESTLQDALELQKKADSEMKSIIPHSEVMYEDEQFCAP, from the coding sequence ATGTCACTTTTACATTTCTTTCAAGTCTCTAAAAAAGCATTTGGCTTCGTTTCGCGACAAGAGAGTCAACCAAATTCCACACTTCCGGAGGAACTATGCATTCGTCAGTTTTCACTAGCAGAGATCAAAGCTGCGACTGCCAACTTCGATGAAGGCTTTATTATTGGTATAAGTAATTTTGGATCTGTATACAAAGGGGTTATAGATGATGGGACCTTTACAGTTGCTATCAGACGCATGAAATTTAGTCTTAGTGCGTTCCGAACTGAAGTGGTATTCCTTAGCCAGCTGAACCACTTAAATGTTGAATCTCTCATCGGATTCTGCAATGAGAAGGGGCAAACAATCCTTGTTTATGAATACCTGAGCAATGGGTCGCTCTTTGATTGTCTCCATGGTAATGGTATCAGTTGCAATCCAATTGCCTGGGAAAAGAGGCTACAAATCTGCATTGGTGCAGCGCGTGGATTACATTACCTTCATACCGGAGTAAAGTATATAGTACTGCACCGCAACGTGACCAGCAACACTATTCTTTTAGATCATGAATTGGTTCCTAAGCTTTCTGGGTTCTTTTTGTCCAGGTTAGGGCCTCATAGCATGTCAAATGCTTCAAGTAAAAAACAGTCACTAGATGTGATGGCTACTTTCGGATACCTTTATTCAGAAAATCTGTTAGGAAAAAATGATGTCTATGCATTTGGTGTTGTCTTACTCGAAGTAATTTGTGGTAAAACACCAGTCTTTGAAGCAAATGGTCAGGAAAGATCTCTGGCTGCCTGGGCAAATTGGTGTTTCAAGAATGGGACCCTTTATCACAATATTGATCCATATTTGAAGGGGAGGATAGCCCCAGAGTGCTTCAACAAGTATGTGGAGATTGCTATGTCTTGTATCTCTTATAGCGCAGATGAACGACCATCCATGGGTGAAGTAGAGTCGACTCTACAGGATGCACTGGAACTGCAAAAGAAAGCAGACTCTGAAATGAAAAGTATAATTCCTCACAGCGAGGTCATGTATGAAGATGAACAATTTTGTGCACCTTAA
- the LOC107922794 gene encoding protein PSK SIMULATOR 1, with amino-acid sequence MGGLCSRRSTVDNAPSGGFPHVNGHIGQRTGLVFQTRELPAKINAKSNPPPAEDNADKVSGEPFSFPEISTAPYGTSADDINDGIPRLSRVLSDKSRSTKSKQVTAAKIYYCTLFSRCAP; translated from the exons ATGGGTGGGCTTTGCTCGAGGAGATCCACTGTAGATAATGCTCCCAGTGGAGGCTTCCCACATGTTAATGGCCATATTGGTCAAAGGACTGGATTAGTTTTTCAGACCCGTGAACTTCCTGCTAAGATAAACGCCAAATCAAATCCCCCTCCAGCTGAGGATAATGCAGACAAGGTGTCTGGAGAACCGTTCTCCTTCCCAGAGATCAGTACAGCTCCATATGGGACAAGTGCAGATGATATCAATGATGGAATTCCTCGATTGTCAAGGGTGTTATCAGATAAATCGAGATCAACAAAATCTAAGCAGGTTACTGCAGCAAAA ATCTATTATTGCACACTGTTCTCTAGGTGTGCTCCTTAG
- the LOC107912668 gene encoding uncharacterized protein, which translates to MKHIKEAKTLSSGSGRLVEYSLKVQKQSEKMDGVTQLALPVLGIVAAAAATFYVVSFSEIREKSFRDLEDSEYEKGGFDSYVSSRKRRAIRKAEKKAKN; encoded by the exons ATGAAACACATTAAAGAAGCAAAAACATTATCCTCAGGCAGTGGTAGACTAGTGGAGTATAGCTTAAAAGTGCAGAAGCAAAGTGAGAAAATGGACGGGGTgacgcaattagcccttccagtGCTGGGAATTGTAGCAGCTGCTGCTGCCACCTTTTATGTCGTCAGCTTTTCTGAGATAAGagag AAATCATTTAGAGATTTAGAAGATTCAGAGTATGAAAAAGGAGGATTCGATTCTTATGTAAGCTCTAGGAAAAGGCGTGCCATAAGAAAAGCCGAGAAGAAGGCCAAAAATTGA